ccCAAACTCTTACGCATTGTCtaaaaccaattaaataatacGAGTTCATAACTTTATAAAATCTTATCGATAATCTCGTAATAATCCATCCTGAGTATCACTATAACAATCGTTTCCAGGATGCATACcgtgttttataatatttttcttataatttccCTTAGTCCCCGATATCACTTATATAAATTGATAATCATAATCGTCATACTTGAATAATATCTTCTCTTTTAACTTATATACCAATTTACATACAACGTATATACCATTTTACCCATCTTCAGGTACTCTTCACTTTTTTTCCATTGCGTCCTCTTACTTCAATTTGACGTTTATAGGTCCCTTGAACTTCTATTTCGTTGTTATTGTACCCCTACTTGGACAGAAGCCTGCACGTGTCTGTCAACCGCCGTTAACTGACGGAGATGCTTTTACACGTAATTAAAATAAGGAAAAACAAATTCCACGATGTCATAAGCAGCTGATATAGATTAAAGAGGTTGGTGTGACGTGGAATTATGGTTAGAAATCAAAGGTTAAAAAGATAACTTATTTCTAATTTcatttcttaactttttttacTCTTACCCTTCTTCTCAAACAACGACTGCTGCTCTGAATTTTCTTTGTCTCAACAATGGAAGATGAAACCGGTTATGATGGTGTCATTCATGCTGGAGATATTTGCAACTGTAAGTGCGGCAAGAAAGCAAGGGCGTTACTCTCATGGTCAGAGAAGAACCCAGGTCGAAGATTTTTTTGCTGCGAGGTTAgttgtttttcttatttaaattttagggttctCGTTACCAATGGTCTCTTGTTACCTGGGAAGGAGCTTAACAATGTTAGGGTTTGAACGATGTTAGGGTTTTTCATATATATGTTTGTTGCTTTACATTTGTTGGTTAATTGTTTGGAAACTATAAGTTTTTTAGGGTTTTCTTACTCTGTTAGGATTTTCTCAGTGTGTTAGGGTTTCTCTTGAAATTGGCTCTTACAGTTTGTGAAGTTAACTATTTGTTTCCTGCAATCGGGTTAATTGTTTGTTAATTGCTTGTCAATGTTTTGTTAATTATTGGTTAATTGTTGTTTATAATTTCTGATTTTGTTACTTGGATGGGTTATTTGGGGTACTAATTGCTGGCTGTATTTGATTGTAGGGCAACCAATGTTCCTATTTCTATTGGTACGATGAAGAGTATTCTCAGCATATTAAAATGATGCTTAACAAACTCAAATGTGGAGAAACTGCCCGGAATAAGGAGGGAGAATACTTGAGGATTGAAATATTTTGCTTGCAATACTTGATGGAGCATGCAAGCACCCTCGATTCTGTTCAGTTGGAGAAGCAGCTTAAGGAAATGAAGATGGAGAAAATGAAATTGGAGATTGAGCTTAGTGAGGTTAGGACTGAGATGAAGACTGAGCTGGAAAAGAATGCACTGGAGATGAAGGATTATGTGAACCAGATTAGCTCATTGAAAAAGCAGAAAGAGATCTTCAATTATGTTACCATTGCTGTTGTTGCTGTGTTGATTAGTATGGTTGTTTTCATGCAATTTAAGTATGTTGAATTAGgtatatttaagtatttaattagaccatgtgtccagttctgattcgccagggtggcgatatcggaaatagtttctaagaaattaaagtaaataagtctttagtaggtcggtcttgggaaagtaattatgcggaatctAATATCCTATTCCATTTAtgaagttggaatttaaattaaaaggagaaatgtcaagaaaagtcccaaattagagttcagggactaaagtggtaatttaaccagtcaagtcccgaaaagggaaattattttgccaaggtccgccaaatgttttatagtatatgtggtaaaggttttgggtcaatcggagaccttttaaaatttggacgcggatgcattttgggctgaattgcaatttttgaaaagttcaaggatcaAATTGTAAATTAGACAATTGAGTCTCGGAAATAGCAATTGGAAAATTATTAacggaaagtaataatcttgtgttagtattatttattgaatataaataatacgtaggaaattgagttaaaaggataatttaaccgtttggttaaattagaaagtttaaaaagagaaatggtttaagttaaagaaatgagggaCCAAAGTGACCTCTTagacaatatatatatatatatatatatatatatatatatatatatatatatatatgataagcTCATATGAATCATATGATCAGAGGAATAAGAAACCTACAGAAGGTTTCGACGATCAAATACGATCtgtcgcggtttcgccgtttctttgtccaaatcgagcgttctttatatcgatttgtttaGAATTAGATTCTCTACCatctttaagcttcaaatcgaggtaagctcgATGTTTTGCTGcgagaattagtaaataagggttatttcgttttaacgaattaaacgaattatAATCGCGTTACTACGAtcgtttttgatgaatttggagttgaATTTGTGTTTAAATGAGATAGGGGCATGTCGAAATCAAGTTCGAGCACGTCGGAATTGACCGAAAACGGATTCCGTATCGTGCGAAGCAATGTGCGTGTCGCCGCACACAAATGTGTGTGAACGTACACAtggtgtgcgagcgcacacccatgtgtgcggacgcacacaaGGTTGCTACGAACGCACACAACCTCTCGTGCGCTCGCACAACCCATAGACCTACCTATTTAAGCATTTTCGCCCCGTTTCGACCTATTTCGGACTTCAAGTACAccggacattaaaagtgaatcatggaccccgaaaacgagaaatttggatatcgaacataacgtgttcgattaggatttcgagatataaggaacctaagtCTAAGAATcaatgaataagagatataacgaatatctcgactaagtattagaatactatcaaagttaagaatcgtatttgaaatacgattatattaacctaagtttataacttagggttttgatactaagttCACGTTTaagaattaaacgtacaggtaattcGGATAAGTAACTGACTTATCAACGAGCTACTAGACGACGAGCGGGAATAGCTAAAGGATCAAACAACGCATGGAACTCGTGTTCGTgggatctttatattattatatttcggaaagcggtcactgtgagtggaaatttactttcgcgtattattattattataaaagttattttcatatattacgaatattattatcaatacatctcatttatatgatttgctcgtataagatgtTATGTTCGGTGAATtcgattatatgaatgttgttatattcattgttttaaatatgaatatctagtgtgcgatccgaagaaaccaactacctattgggtgtcaataggctgtgtgatcaccagtatttgagtcagtctagcgtgtctagattgtctatgagattacaaaatgcgcatacgatatgaatgcgatacgagcgagaactcggttacggtgtaacccgagccccgtatctagtgagttggactcacactggagattaagagataggtcgcCATCGAtgaggtagagtgtgaacactcccgggtcggaccatttggatcagtttgattcgaatattcagaataagataagttaagagtttaagattaaggtttcggtcggatctgtCATTTGTGAatgttatgttattttcatattatatttgagataaatatatatgtttgagtatgcgatgtgtattttgataataccgataataagttgcatactcactcagtattttcccaaatactgacccctcactctaaTATTGTCAGGTagccggagtcggatcagacaaaccatcttcgttgtgccagaagtcgttggacttgcacaagtatgagtaattagagctgcagtagtcagtaggcgtcAATAGAAGATTTGTGAATGGATTTCAAATAAGTGATTTCTAATGTAAACTCtagtatgatattttaatatctataaatatattatctaaaagaatttcctgaaaatgttttatataagatattatgtttttaattgcgaaaaaaaatttatagtggttttaggcttgctacgggtttcggagctaccactcccattccctagcgccggtctcggctcaatatcttgggtcgtgacagattaTTTGCATTTTAACTCAAACTTTTGACTAACCGTCGTGTTAAACTTTTCAAATGATATCGGAATTCCTTTTTCGACTAattcttaattattttcaattataattatcTTTTCTTTAGATTATTATCGGCTAAAATTCCATTTTAACTCAaagggctaaattgcactttcaCCCCTATTCTTACTTAATCATCAAAATTACCTTTAAAAATgatttcgtatacttacgaaactttgacgatcatttattaataaaatttcacgGATCTTGGtgtgaaaattattagctcgggctatccaatttatttatttcactTTATTCCCTTTCTTTCTAATTCCGCTCAAATTCAATTTATCGTATAATAATTTCTCACATTTTACGATAATTCCGATAGACCCGCTTTGGTCTAACTCCTTATTATCTAATCATTAGTCCGATACTTTCGATCTTAATCTTTATGATCATGTCTCGTGGCACTATTCGTAATACTTAAAAATATGGGTTATTACACAACACCAGTACCAatcatttgtaaataaaaaaaaaagacaagagAATCAAAGAAGCTGAAAATAAGAAGAATGAATAtagaaattgaaatcaaaatatgaatttgttagATCCAAACAATATACTTGAGAATAAACTGACTGATGATAAAATGAACTCAGGAACATGAACAATTGAGGTATTCTTTCAAAACAAGAAGAACATAAGGCAGAATGATGAATTAAACATATATGatcaaaaataacttaaaattgaACTCGGAACTTCCATTTGATGATAGGAAATAACTCAAATCAAACTTGAATCTGAAATCAtcgataataataaaaataatctgAAATTAAAATCTGAGACTGAACCTTCAAATCACCGATACCGATGATTCGAATCTGAAATAGAACCTTAGAAGTTACCGATAGCGATAAGTAAGACGACCGAAGCAGTTTGCTAGGTCAGATATCCTGAAACCCAGACTCTGCCGCCTCTATTACCACTGCCTACGCCCCCTCCGCCATATCATAAAATTTTCAGAGAACTAACGCTGGAGAAGAAAGAGGAGGATATCAGCAAACTCCGACACTGCTGGTTAAGGAAAGAGGAGCCAGAGAAAGGAGGATATCAGAGAACTAACGGTAGTTAAAAGAagaattattttcataaataaaaaaacaaaacaggtaAAACTAGTTAGgaaaaaagtcagaaaagaaatatcaaaaaccgcaaggtaaagttgtaaataaaatagaaaaggcctaattacttaaaaaaaacctcaccttataatattttttcgtttatactctgacttaggaaaaagttcatttgtacccttttttttgatttttcattttcgtctctaccccGAAAAGatacaattgataatttaaggattaaaatgctaataacaactaaatagaagggttacaccatattttttcttatttgaagaaatacaaataagtcctaactttaaaaatattcaaatttattctataattcattatttttaaatattttattaaaaattaaattatttaaaaaaatatttctaacatACTACCGTATTCATCTAATTTTTCAAACccgcaattttttttaaaaattaaattttaaaaaaaataattttttattattttgatgcTTCTCCTTCCATGAAAGGAGGAGATCTCCTTCTTCCATGGGAAGAAGGAGCAGACCTGCTCTTTCCtcccatggaaggaggagcactGGCTCCTTCCTCCAACCTCCCATTGGAGGAAGGAGCGGATCGGCTCCTTCCTCCCatgggaggaaggagcagcttTCTCCTTCCTTCCATTGGAGGAAGGAGcacgctgctccttcctcccatggaaggaggagcccgaaattcttttttaaaaaatataaattatttttattttatataaattttatttttttatgattttgatttaaaataattatatattaattaatataaattagatatttattatcaattgaatttttttagagaagaatgtattttattataattaatagtattaATATGTAATTAGAATAGTAGATAAatatgaaggattattttagttttttttacatatgaaaagagatcaatttaatactttgagtagagatgaaaacgaaaaatcaaaaaaagggtataaataaatttttttctaggtcaggatataaacaaaaatactagaaggtggttttttttttaaataattagaccaATAGAAAATAGTGTATTGTAGGAATTTATCACATTTACGTATGCTTCACTGttcttataaaataataatgacaatttagtaatttaatagAGTAACGTGAAGGATATCTATTACTCCTATTTTGTTTTTATCCTAAATTAGCAATGTTTCATTTATATGAATTACGGCATAATCAAGAATTGAACAatacaattatattataattcgGACTCTACTTATGATATATACttagtatttaattaaataatcaattaacTAAAGAtcataaaatttttatttagtaataaatcaAGAAAGATTATTCGGTAATTTTGCCTATCTCTCCATCcgtgattttatataaaagtatatatagaTAATAAGGGTGCATTTCTTTCAAGATTAGAAATGAAaagaatgattattttatatatattgtttgactcaataaattcatataaaaataaaaatgaatatcGATgtataaaaattgaaccaaaggcctataagtaattattttatgGGTCactaaattttaacatttaaattgCTATCAATCAGCAATTAATCTCaagttatataaaatttaagaacCGAAAAAAGATCATTATAGTAAGAATTAACACAAGTaatcatatatttaaattagataAACCCTAAACAAtaattaggcctaatgtcttaaaaaccccGAACTTTTagcccttttcaatcatatcctgacgttgaaaatttgttaattttatcctattttgcatttttgcgtttcaattgtaccctgaaatattaaattaacgtctttttcatttggaatttttttaaaaacattctacatgtctagcatatattaattgtatgtttttaaaatttatttaaatttagttaaattaattaagaatttaaattagtgttaatttgattatagtttttagttagtttttaaaaataaaagatttatttgtacttttttgaataaaaaagaatttaatttcatctttaaacttagttaaccgaaaaatttcatcatttaagtaaaacaattaataaaaattaaaaaactggggtacaattgaaaacggaaaatttaaaagtgggtaaaattgataacTTTTTAACGTCggggtgaaattgaaaaaaaatctaaaggtgaggggtttttgagtgattaggcctaataattaaaagaaaaattacttTTAACATTGGTATTATCACATAGAGCAAAACAAGTGATGATAGAATAACAACTCAATAGAACTCTATAATGAAAACAAATACCAGAACTTGAATATAAAAACTGAAAAGCACTCAAACAATCTTCAAACTTAACATCCAAATTAATTAGAAACGCACATTGTGAAGTCAAATGAGGTATTTCGTCTCACAGTCATAGAAACTAATTCTTAAACTGGGAGCGGTTCGAGGAAGAGTTTCGACACATAAAATTTCAAATGGGTGGAGTACGTATAAGCATCGCGAATCTTATAGACAAAATTCGCCATTCTTGCAAAGTTGAGGAAGTAATCGAGAACAGTGGTAGAGACGCGACTCGAATTCATGTATTCTTCATTAATGTCCTTCCATGCATTTGCAAGCATTTTCTTAATTTCTACGTACGCAGTCTCTTTTGAGACACCAAATTCATTCATGTAGCACTCCACGCTCGAAGGACAGTCTCCCCTCTTTTGCTCCTCCACGTGGGACGCGACATCATCGAAGAGACGAGCAAATAACTTAGCAGATTTGACAATGATCGGAGCTTGTCGAACCCAGATGATTTCCTTCATCCCGACATCTTTCAATCCTAGGAAGAATGCCGATGTGAGTAGCTCACCGGTAGTTGTGATTAATGCATTGTGTAGGTACTCATCAAATGTTGGCACATATCCACTATTAAACCATTCTGCCTCTTGTAAGTCAGCTCTAGTCAACTCCttaaactaatttataattaataccaaataaaaaaatattagactttgttttttaaaataagctACACAAAAACTTAAAATGTAACGatgattaaaaaaacataattaataccATCTCCTCGGCATATAATGTTTTATAAGATGCTTCTTCATTCTCTGTTTCCTCAAAAAGACTTAGTATTGCTTTGTAAAGATGTTGCATGTATTCTGGTAGCTCATCAATACCATCAATACTACATCTGAACCAAGACACAAAAACAAGTGTATTTATTAGACTCAATTTGCTAAATTATTGTATACAATCATTATAAATTAACCTGTCAAATGCAGCAGTGAAGAGCCGGGTCTCTTCTATTGTGCCGTAAGCATCATAGGTATCATCAACAGTCATTGCTAGTTGCGTATATTTTGCAACTAACTCGCGAGACATTACCAATTTAGGGTCCACAATACACCCCAGCGCCCACACATACACCTCTACGATCCTATCTCTCGCATAAGTAAGCTTTCCCGCAAGATCCATGTCTTCCCACCACCTGATTAATACAAACATTTATTGTTGATATTATCATGAATTCGAATAAAAT
This window of the Mercurialis annua linkage group LG5, ddMerAnnu1.2, whole genome shotgun sequence genome carries:
- the LOC126682440 gene encoding probable terpene synthase 8 yields the protein MATEANSDVARRLAKFPPTIWGTSFASFSLKDSEIESYTIQVEELKEEVKDMLMQSNTKGITENIEFVNLLCRLGVPHHFETVIEQHLNLIFSSLPDFLKENECDLYTVALLFRVLRQHRHKVPCDVFNKFKDNNGEFNSDVVSDVKGLLSLYEASALSVHGEDILDETLAFTKLHLETLSAQVSPHLQNQINNALLCPVHYGMERFQALLYISIYEEDDSKNEILLKFAKLDFNRLQLLYREELAVVSRWWEDMDLAGKLTYARDRIVEVYVWALGCIVDPKLVMSRELVAKYTQLAMTVDDTYDAYGTIEETRLFTAAFDRCSIDGIDELPEYMQHLYKAILSLFEETENEEASYKTLYAEEMFKELTRADLQEAEWFNSGYVPTFDEYLHNALITTTGELLTSAFFLGLKDVGMKEIIWVRQAPIIVKSAKLFARLFDDVASHVEEQKRGDCPSSVECYMNEFGVSKETAYVEIKKMLANAWKDINEEYMNSSRVSTTVLDYFLNFARMANFVYKIRDAYTYSTHLKFYVSKLFLEPLPV